The sequence AGATGAACTTGAAGCAGTAAGTACGTATATATACGACTTTGATGAGAAGGTTATAAAAGAACATAGTGTACGCTATGAAGGGTTTGAAAAAGCTCTGAAAAAGGCAAAGAATGAGCATAAAATCATCATGCTTAAAGTCATGACGAAAGATTGTTACTTCTGTAAAAAAATGGAGAGAGAGGTGATGGTGGAAAATGAGGTTGTAGCGTTGGTAGAAAAAGATTTTATCCCTGTCTCGATCGATATTTCTACTACGGAGCTTCCTTTAGGACTAAAAACGGAATTGACACCCAGTTTTATTTTTATAGACGAAAATGCTAAAGTGTTAATGAATATACCCGGAGCATGGAACAAAACGGATTTTCTTGAGATATTAAGAGAAGCCAAAAGAAAACAGAGGTAAAGGAGAAATAATGAAAAAAATATTGATATTATTCATATGTGTATTCAGTTTTACAACAGCAGAGACAGAGTTTGCCGAACCCAAACCAGCAATTGATAATCCTAGACAACTCGTATTTGGTATACCTAGCGGTGATCTCAAAGAGATAAACCGTATTTTAAGTACTGTCAATAATGTCATGAAGTTCTATAGACCGGAAAATACCGAAGTGGTGATCGTAGCCTATGGTCAGGGATTAAAGTCTTTACTGAAAAAAGGTGATGTCGAGGTACGAAAACGTATAGAAGCGCTCATGACCTATGATGTAGAGTTCATTGCGTGCGGAA is a genomic window of Sulfurovum sp. XGS-02 containing:
- a CDS encoding thioredoxin fold domain-containing protein, coding for MRIALAMLLYLHALYAMEGKEVYEKKCASCHQGYIPMSKLKENFQDYNNTLLKLTAPTLNQLSYRLKKSIGDPKGDNEIHRMEVAAFISEYVLHPDSQKSLCLDEVMQSFQTMPSLEGKISEDELEAVSTYIYDFDEKVIKEHSVRYEGFEKALKKAKNEHKIIMLKVMTKDCYFCKKMEREVMVENEVVALVEKDFIPVSIDISTTELPLGLKTELTPSFIFIDENAKVLMNIPGAWNKTDFLEILREAKRKQR
- a CDS encoding DsrE family protein, coding for MKKILILFICVFSFTTAETEFAEPKPAIDNPRQLVFGIPSGDLKEINRILSTVNNVMKFYRPENTEVVIVAYGQGLKSLLKKGDVEVRKRIEALMTYDVEFIACGNTMRTLHIDKKDLLDDIGFATAGIVEIIERQLRGYTYAQP